The Pyrus communis chromosome 2, drPyrComm1.1, whole genome shotgun sequence genome includes a window with the following:
- the LOC137723323 gene encoding 2-oxoglutarate-dependent dioxygenase 19-like codes for MTSMEASIGNESNVASIKTLSDSAALTSVPSEYTYTKNPNDMGDANDPEHSIPIIDFALLTSAYPDQRAQMIQKLGRACQEWGFFQVINHGVPESLMEAMVDACQRFFELPEEEKKEFQTRNLLDPIKCGTSFNVAIDKVRLWRDYLKVIAHPEFNSLYKPAGYGEVSLEFSKRTRAVATEILSGISESLGLEADYIAKAMNWDRGLQILAANYYPACPQPDLAIGIPPHTDHGLVTLLIQNDMCGLEVKHNDKWVSVNSAPGSFIVNVGDQMQILTNDKYKSIWHRATVNNTATRISIAVPHGPALDTPTLPIPELLEKEGETAKYIGMTYEKFMELQASPAAYMVPCLDHLRVKDN; via the exons ATGACTTCAATGGAGGCATCAATTGGTAATGAATCCAATGTAGCAAGCATCAAAACCCTATCTGACTCAGCTGCTCTCACTTCTGTACCTTCCGAGTACACCTACACCAAAAATCCCAACGACATGGGAGATGCAAACGACCCAGAACATTCAATCCCCATCATTGATTTTGCTCTTCTCACCTCTGCCTACCCTGATCAACGGGCACAAATGATCCAGAAGCTAGGCAGAGCTTGCCAAGAATGGGGCTTCTTTCAG GTGATCAACCACGGTGTACCAGAGAGCTTGATGGAAGCTATGGTCGATGCGTGCCAAAGATTTTTTGAGCTGccggaggaggagaagaaggagtTCCAAACAAGGAACCTGCTGGACCCAATCAAGTGCGGCACCAGCTTCAATGTCGCAATCGACAAAGTTCGCCTCTGGAGGGATTATCTGAAGGTCATCGCACACCCCGAGTTCAACTCACTCTACAAACCGGCTGGATATGGTGAGGTTTCATTGGAGTTCAGCAAAAGAACCCGAGCAGTGGCAACCGAAATATTGAGTGGAATATCAGAGAGCTTGGGATTGGAGGCCGATTACATTGCTAAGGCCATGAATTGGGATCGCGGCTTGCAAATTCTGGCAGCGAATTACTACCCAGCTTGCCCGCAGCCCGACCTGGCAATCGGTATTCCTCCTCATACCGATCACGGACTAGTGACGCTGTTGATTCAGAATGATATGTGTGGCCTTGAAGTCAAGCACAATGATAAGTGGGTCTCCGTGAATTCCGCTCCAGGCTCTTTTATTGTTAACGTTGGTGATCAAATGCAGATTCTGACAAACGACAAGTACAAGAGCATATGGCATCGAGCAACTGTGAACAACACAGCAACGAGGATATCGATCGCCGTACCACATGGACCGGCACTGGACACGCCCACTCTACCGATCCCGGAGTTGCTAGAAAAGGAAGGTGAAACAGCAAAGTACATTGGAATGACATATGAGAAATTCATGGAACTTCAGGCAAGCCCCGCTGCCTACATGGTGCCTTGCTTGGATCACCTGCGCGTCAAGGACAATTGA
- the LOC137726825 gene encoding auxin-induced protein 15A-like gives MGFRLPAVIPAKKLFRRSFSNSSQGASYNLADVPKGYFPVYVGESEKQRFIVPISFLNHPAFQDLLSDAEEEFGFDHPMGGLTIPCRQDAFLGLICRLKAL, from the coding sequence ATGGGGTTCCGTCTTCCAGCTGTGATTCCTGCTAAGAAACTTTTTCGGCGATCTTTTTCAAATTCAAGTCAAGGAGCGTCATATAATTTAGCAGATGTCCCTAAAGGTTATTTTCCAGTTTATGTTGGCGAGAGTGAGAAGCAGCGGTTCATTGTTCCTATATCATTCCTCAACCACCCTGCATTTCAAGACTTGCTGAGCGATGCTGAGGAGGAATTCGGATTTGATCACCCAATGGGCGGTCTAACAATTCCCTGCAGACAAGATGCCTTCCTTGGTCTTATTTGTCGCTTGAAAGCATTGTGA
- the LOC137725008 gene encoding auxin-induced protein 15A-like has protein sequence MGFRLPAVIPAKKLLRRSFSNSSQGALYNLADVPKGYFPVYVGESEKQRFVVPISIVNQPSFQDLLIEAEEEFGYDHQMGGLTIPCRQDTFIDLISHLSAL, from the coding sequence ATGGGGTTCCGTCTTCCAGCTGTAATTCCTGCTAAGAAACTTCTTCGACGGTCTTTTTCAAATTCAAGTCAAGGAGCTTTGTATAATTTAGCAGATGTCCCAAAAGGTTATTTTCCAGTTTATGTTGGCGAGAGTGAGAAGCAGCGGTTCGTTGTTCCTATATCCATCGTCAATCAGCCTTCATTTCAAGACTTGCTAATTGAGGCTGAAGAAGAATTCGGATATGATCACCAAATGGGCGGTTTAACAATTCCCTGCAGACAAGATACCTTCATTGATCTCATTTCCCACTTGAGTGCATTGTGA
- the LOC137725005 gene encoding uncharacterized protein, which produces MDTLNILGHFARVLIDCGATYSVISHTFAQTTQPHPTPLGYDLEFSMPRGETCYVSCMCIGCPVLVEDVVMLTNLIPLDIVDFDVILGTYWLHYNRANIDCYGKIVSFHHPRLPKVTFVGEHSGIRHDIISAVRAKRLLKKGCQGYLAHVVLNDNTPSSVEDVRLVRHLPDVFPDELPGLPPDRYVEFIIDLLPCTDPISLTPYRMAPAELRELKIQLQELVDKGLFNLVLHYGAPILFVRKKDGTLRLCINYRQLNRVTIKNSYPLARIDDLFDQL; this is translated from the coding sequence ATGGATACGTTGAATATTCTTGgtcattttgctagagtattaattgattgtggtgctacgtattctgttatttctcatacgtttGCTCAGACAACACAACCTCATCCTACACCTCttgggtatgatttagagttttcaatgcctagaggggagacaTGTTATGTTAGCTGTATGTGTATAGGATGTCCCGTGTTGgtggaggatgttgttatgCTCACTAACCTCATTCCGttggatattgttgattttgatgttattTTGGGCACATATTGGTTACATTATAATCGTGCCAATATAGATTGCTACGGGAAGATAGTCTCTTTTCATCATCCTAGATTGCCTAAGGTTACATTCGTGGGCGAACATAGTGGAATAAGGCACGACATTATTTCGGCCGTAAGGGCTAAAAGATTATTAAAGAAAGGTTGTCAAGGATATTtggctcatgtggtgttgaatGATAATACTCCTAGTAGTGTGGAGGATGTGCGATTAGTCAGGCATTTGCCTGACGTATTCCCTGATGAATTACCTGGACTACCGCCAGACCGATACGTGGAGTTCATTATTGATTTACTTCCATGTACAGACCCTAtatctttaactccttatcgaatGGCTCCTGCTGAATTGAGAGAATTGAAAATTCAATTACAGGAACTAGTTGATAAGGGTTTATTTAACCTAGTACTACACTACGGAGCTCCAATTTTATTTGTACggaagaaagatgggactttgaggctatgtattaaCTATCGACAGTTAAATCGAGTAACAATTAAGAATAGTTATCCGTTAGCGCGTatagatgatttatttgatcaacTTTGA
- the LOC137725007 gene encoding auxin-induced protein 15A-like — translation MGFRLPAVIPAKKLFRRSFSNSSQGASYNLADVPKGYFPVYVGESEKQRFIVPISFLNHPAFQDLLSDAEEEFGFDHPMGGLTIPCRQDAFLGLICRLKAL, via the coding sequence ATGGGGTTCCGTCTTCCAGCTGTGATTCCTGCTAAGAAACTTTTTCGGCGATCTTTTTCAAATTCAAGTCAAGGAGCGTCATATAATTTAGCAGATGTCCCTAAAGGTTATTTTCCAGTTTATGTTGGCGAGAGTGAGAAGCAGCGGTTCATTGTTCCTATATCATTCCTCAACCACCCTGCATTTCAAGACTTGCTGAGCGACGCTGAGGAGGAATTCGGATTTGATCACCCAATGGGCGGTCTAACAATTCCCTGCAGACAAGATGCCTTCCTTGGTCTTATTTGTCGCTTGAAAGCATTGTGA
- the LOC137725006 gene encoding uncharacterized protein encodes MPPRREPRSSAMSSFPDIAQLGEAIANAIQPSLHPSQRTPMETMYNLKLDKFMGNEGYKGAERLLNHLEKTFRLMQRHGNLPEDKWVETTTWFLGQKPASWWRQESYHLSLEETADWEVFKWLFQKIFIPSEHIDRKKQEFTHLKQGKMTANEYYRRFTNLSRYHPEIAANPVEMLRYFRLGTLKKWRSMATMTPCATYQEFYEILLRIKDSENMPNDSEEEEEKYGNQKKNDKDKGQSSQGPRKTQSFKRNGGSSSSSSGGLSSTGQRRGGRFSRGHHFLR; translated from the coding sequence ATGCCACCTCGTAGAGAGCCACGTTCCTCAGCTATGTCTAGTTTCCCTGATATTGCTCAGTTAGGGGAAGCTATAGCCAATGCTATTCAGCCTTCGCTTCACCCTTCCCAGAGGACTCCcatggagactatgtataatttgaagttggataagtttatgGGTAACGAAGGATATAAGGGAGCTGAGCGGTTGCTCAATCATcttgagaagactttccgttTGATGCAGAGACATGGAAACCTCCCTGAGGATAAGTGGGTTGAGACGACTACCTGGTTTTTAGGTCAGAAGCCTGCATCCTGGTGGAGACAGGAgtcttatcacttatcactagAGGAAACTGCTGATTGGGAAGTTTTTAAATGGTTATTTCAGAAGATATTCATTCCTTCAGAGCATATAGATCGCAAGAAGCAAGAATTTACGCACCTAAAGCAGGGAAAGATGACTGCTAATGAGTACTACAGGAGGTTTACTAATTTGTCTCGTTATCACCCGGAGATTGCTGCTAATCCAGTAGAGATGCTCCGTTATTTTAGGTTGGGTACTctaaagaagtggcgttctatggcgaccatGACTCCTTGTGCTACTTaccaggagttttatgagattttGCTTCGAATTAAAGATTCAGAGAACATGCCCAATGATagcgaggaggaagaagaaaaatatggtaaccaaaagaaaaatgataaagaTAAGGGTCAATCGTCTCAGGGACCTCGTAAGACTCAAAGCTTCAAGAGAAATGGTGGCAGTTCCAGTTCTTCTAGCGGGGGTTTGAGTTCCACTGGGCAGAGAAGGGGTGGTAGATTTTCTAGAGGTCATCATTTTCTAAGATAG